From one Lycium barbarum isolate Lr01 chromosome 6, ASM1917538v2, whole genome shotgun sequence genomic stretch:
- the LOC132645720 gene encoding 3-phosphoshikimate 1-carboxyvinyltransferase 1, chloroplastic: MLNCLTPSPFNRPTITIFLKTNQSFGVQQLQELKKGVKKQNFREMAQISSMAQISSMAQGIQTPNLNSNLPKAQKGHLFSHSLFFGSKKVTQNSAKSLRVSKKDSGLRVKGSPFRICASVATAQKPDEIVLQPIKDISGTVKLPGSKSLSNRILLLAALSEGRTIVDNLLSSEDIHYMLGALKTLGLNVEDDSGNQRAIVEGCGGQFPVGKNSEEEIQLFLGNAGTAMRPLTAAVTVAGGHSRYVLDGIPRMRERPISDLVDGLKQLGAEVDCFLGTKCPPVRIVSKGGLPGGKVKLSGSISSQYLTALLMAAPLALGDVEIEIIDKLISVPYVEMTLKLMERFGVFVEHTSSWDRFLVKGGQNYKSPGKAYVEGDASSASYFLGGAAVTGGIVTVEGCGTSSLQGDVKFAEVLEKMGAEVTWTENSVTVKGPPRNSSGMKHLRAIDVNMNKMPDVAMTLAVVALFADGPTTIRDVASWRVKETERMIAICTELRKLGATVVEGSDYCIITPPEKLNITEIDTYDDHRMAMAFSLAACADVPVTIKDPGCTRKTFPTYFDVLQQYSKH; this comes from the exons ATGCTTAATTGCCTAACCCCATCACCCTTCAATCGACCTACCATAACCATTTTCTTGAAAACAAACCAAAGTTTTGGTGTTCAACAACTCCAAGAACTCAAAAAAGGAGTGAAAAAACAAAACTTCAGAGAAATGGCACAGATTAGCAGTATGGCACAGATTAGCAGTATGGCACAAGGGATACAAACCCCTAATCTCAATTCCAATCTTCCCAAAGCCCAAAAGGGTCATCTTTTTTCACATTCTTTATTCTTTGGATCAAAGAAAGTAACCCAAAATTCAGCAAAATCTTTAAGGGTGTCTAAAAAAGATTCAGGTTTGAGGGTAAAGGGGTCACCTTTTAGGATTTGTGCATCAGTGGCCACTGCACAGAAGCCTGATGAGATTGTGTTGCAACCCATTAAAGACATATCTGGCACTGTTAAGTTGCCTGGTTCTAAATCCCTTTCTAATCGTATTCTCCTTCTTGCTGCCCTTTCTGAG GGAAGGACTATTGTTGACAATTTACTGAGTAGTGAGGACATTCATTACATGCTTGGTGCATTGAAAACACTTGGACTTAATGTAGAAGATGACAGTGGAAATCAACGAGCAATTGTGGAAGGTTGTGGTGGGCAGTTTCCTGTCGGCAAAAACTCTGAGGAAGAAATCCAGCTATTCCTTGGAAATGCAGGAACAGCAATGCGGCCATTGACAGCAGCAGTTACCGTAGCTGGTGGACATTCAAG GTACGTACTTGATGGAATTCCTAGGATGAGAGAGAGACCAATTAGCGATTTGGTTGATGGTCTTAAGCAGCTTGGCGCAGAGGTCGATTGTTTCCTTGGTACGAAATGTCCCCCCGTTCGAATAGTCAGCAAAGGAGGTCTTCCGGGAGGGAAG GTAAAGCTCTCTGGATCTATCAGCAGTCAATACTTGACTGCTCTGCTTATGGCTGCTCCGTTGGCTCTAGGAGATGTGGAGATTGAAATAATTGACAAACTGATTTCTGTACCTTATGTTGAAATGACACTGAAGTTGATGGAGCGATTTGGTGTCTTTGTGGAGCACACTAGTAGCTGGGATAGATTCTTGGTAAAAGGAGGTCAGAATTACAA GTCTCCTGGGAAAGCATATGTTGAAGGAGATGCCTCAAGTGCTAGCTATTTTTTGGGGGGTGCAGCTGTCACTGGTGGAATCGTCACTGTTGAAGGTTGTGGAACAAGCAGTTTACAG GGGGATGTTAAGTTTGCTGAGGTCCTCGAGAAGATGGGGGCAGAAGTTACGTGGACAGAGAACAGTGTCACGGTTAAAGGACCTCCAAGGAACTCTTCTGGAATGAAGCATTTACGTGCCATTGACGTGAACATGAACAAAATGCCAGATGTTGCCATGACTCTTGCTGTAGTTGCACTTTTTGCTGATGGTCCTACTACCATAAGAGACG TTGCCAGCTGGAGAGTTAAGGAAACTGAGCGGATGATTGCTATATGCACAGAACTTAGGAAG TTGGGTGCAACAGTTGTAGAAGGGTCAGACTACTGCATAATCACCCCACCAGAAAAGCTAAACATAACGGAAATTGATACATATGATGATCACAGAATGGCCATGGCTTTCTCTCTTGCTGCTTGTGCAGATGTTCCAGTCACCATTAAGGACCCCGGCTGTACTCGCAAAACCTTCCCCACCTACTTTGACGTTCTCCAGCAGTACTCCAAGCACTAA